From a region of the Flavobacterium sediminilitoris genome:
- a CDS encoding zinc ribbon domain-containing protein, whose protein sequence is MANKKELSVEDKLRALYALQLVDSKIDEIRNVRGELPLEVEDLEDEVAGLSTRLDKLKSDLEAIDVQIKEKKNAIDEHKTSIKKYLDQQKNVRNNREFNSLTKEVEFQELEIQLAEKHIKEMKASIEHKKEVLGQTKEKLDSKQHHLKHKKAELSDIMAETEKEENFLIGKSEEFQEKIEDRLLAAYTRIRTSVRNGLAVVSIERGASAGSFFTIPPQTQMEIAGRKKILTDEHSGRILVDNILAEEVKDEMEKLFAKL, encoded by the coding sequence ATGGCAAACAAAAAAGAACTTAGCGTAGAAGATAAATTAAGAGCACTTTATGCTTTACAGCTGGTTGACTCTAAGATTGATGAAATACGTAATGTTAGAGGAGAACTACCTCTTGAGGTTGAAGATTTAGAGGACGAAGTTGCCGGTCTAAGCACTCGTTTAGATAAATTAAAATCAGATTTAGAAGCTATCGATGTTCAAATTAAAGAAAAGAAAAATGCAATCGATGAGCACAAAACAAGCATAAAAAAATACTTAGATCAACAAAAAAATGTTCGCAACAATAGAGAATTTAACTCTTTAACAAAAGAAGTTGAGTTTCAAGAACTAGAAATTCAATTAGCTGAAAAGCATATTAAAGAAATGAAAGCTTCTATTGAACATAAAAAAGAAGTTCTTGGTCAAACTAAAGAAAAATTAGATTCTAAGCAACATCACTTAAAACACAAAAAGGCTGAACTTAGTGATATTATGGCTGAAACTGAAAAAGAAGAAAACTTCTTAATCGGAAAATCAGAAGAGTTTCAAGAAAAAATTGAAGATCGTTTATTAGCAGCATACACAAGAATTAGAACAAGTGTTAGAAATGGCTTAGCTGTTGTTTCTATTGAGCGTGGCGCTTCTGCTGGTTCATTTTTCACAATTCCACCGCAAACACAAATGGAAATTGCTGGACGTAAAAAAATCTTAACAGACGAACACAGTGGTAGAATATTAGTAGATAATATACTAGCTGAAGAAGTAAAAGATGAAATGGAGAAATTATTTGCTAAATTGTAA
- a CDS encoding Nif3-like dinuclear metal center hexameric protein, whose product MKLFEILPILEELAPLPYAEDFDNVGLLVGNQNETIKGILVCHDALENVIDEAISKKCNLVVCFHPILFSGLKKITGKNYVERAIMKAIKNDISIYAIHTALDNHQNGVNKIFSDALGLQNTKILIPKENYIKKLVTYTVPENSTQLRNALFEAGAGKIGNYENCSFNSRGIGTYLGNENSNPEIGNKFEFIENIETKIEVTFEKHLESKILKTLFSNHIYEEVAYEIYSLNNKHQNIGLGMIGELSEPMNESDFLSFVKTKMQCGGIRHSAFTNKSIKKVAVLGGSGSFATKAALQAGADAFLTSDLKYHQFYEAEGRLLLADIGHFESERFTKNYIVDYLKEKITNFAIVLSEENTNPVQYF is encoded by the coding sequence ATGAAACTTTTCGAAATACTTCCTATACTTGAAGAACTCGCTCCATTACCATATGCAGAAGATTTTGATAATGTAGGCTTACTCGTTGGCAATCAAAACGAAACAATAAAAGGAATATTAGTTTGTCATGATGCATTAGAAAATGTAATTGATGAAGCCATTTCAAAGAAATGCAACCTTGTAGTTTGCTTCCACCCTATTCTTTTTAGTGGATTAAAAAAAATTACAGGTAAAAACTATGTAGAGAGAGCGATTATGAAAGCTATTAAAAATGATATTTCAATTTATGCTATTCACACGGCACTTGATAATCATCAAAATGGTGTCAATAAAATTTTCAGTGATGCTCTAGGTTTACAAAACACTAAGATTCTTATTCCAAAAGAAAATTATATCAAAAAATTAGTTACTTATACTGTTCCTGAAAATTCTACACAACTAAGAAATGCATTATTTGAAGCTGGAGCAGGAAAAATAGGGAACTATGAAAATTGTAGTTTTAACAGTCGAGGAATCGGCACTTATTTAGGAAATGAAAATAGCAACCCTGAAATAGGAAACAAATTTGAATTTATAGAAAATATAGAAACTAAAATTGAAGTTACTTTTGAAAAGCATTTAGAATCTAAAATTCTAAAAACATTATTCAGCAATCATATTTATGAAGAAGTTGCATATGAAATTTATTCATTAAACAATAAACATCAAAATATTGGTTTAGGAATGATAGGAGAATTATCTGAACCAATGAATGAAAGCGATTTTCTATCTTTTGTAAAAACAAAAATGCAGTGTGGAGGCATTAGACATAGTGCTTTTACAAACAAATCTATAAAAAAAGTAGCTGTTTTAGGTGGTTCGGGAAGTTTTGCAACAAAAGCAGCTTTACAAGCTGGTGCAGATGCTTTTTTAACTTCAGATTTAAAATATCATCAATTTTATGAAGCAGAAGGAAGACTTCTTTTAGCCGATATTGGTCATTTTGAGAGCGAAAGATTTACAAAAAATTATATTGTTGATTATCTTAAAGAAAAAATCACTAATTTTGCAATCGTTTTATCAGAAGAAAATACAAATCCTGTTCAATACTTTTAA
- the lpxK gene encoding tetraacyldisaccharide 4'-kinase, which yields MVFLRKILFPLAFIYWIVTFIRNLLYDIGIFRSQTFNIPIIAVGNLSVGGTGKTPQIEYLIRLLREYKVATLSRGYKRESKGFVLANENTSARILGDEPFQFYSKFPEVLVAVDANRRNGIAELLKYSPDVILLDDAFQHRKVKVGFYILLTTYDDLFCNDFILPFGNLREPSLGKKRANMIIVTKCPSLISELTQENIKRQLNVNCPVFFSTIEYDEYVYAENEVIKIEDLKEPKLLLAGIAKPDLFFDFLGNEEDEKMVFPDHHNFSDQDIKRIKKLASNKKIITTEKDFVRLKGKFLNNQLFYLPIKSRIIENENNFNSKIKEYVGKGTRNG from the coding sequence ATGGTTTTTTTAAGAAAAATACTTTTCCCACTGGCATTCATTTACTGGATAGTAACATTCATTCGAAATCTTTTGTATGATATTGGCATTTTTAGAAGTCAGACTTTTAATATTCCAATAATTGCTGTTGGAAATTTAAGTGTAGGAGGAACAGGAAAGACACCTCAAATTGAGTACTTAATACGCTTGTTAAGAGAGTATAAAGTAGCTACACTAAGTAGAGGTTATAAAAGAGAATCAAAAGGTTTTGTTTTAGCTAATGAAAATACTTCTGCTAGAATTTTAGGAGATGAGCCTTTTCAATTTTATTCTAAATTTCCTGAGGTTTTGGTTGCTGTTGATGCTAATAGAAGAAATGGAATTGCAGAATTGTTAAAATATAGTCCAGATGTGATTTTGTTAGATGATGCTTTTCAGCATAGAAAAGTAAAAGTAGGATTTTATATTCTATTAACGACTTATGATGATTTGTTTTGTAATGATTTTATTCTCCCTTTTGGTAATTTAAGAGAACCTTCATTAGGAAAAAAAAGGGCAAATATGATAATTGTCACTAAATGTCCTTCACTAATTTCCGAACTTACACAGGAGAATATAAAGAGACAGTTAAATGTTAATTGTCCTGTTTTCTTTAGTACAATTGAATATGATGAATATGTGTATGCTGAAAATGAGGTAATAAAAATCGAAGATTTAAAAGAGCCAAAGTTGCTTTTGGCAGGTATTGCTAAACCCGATTTGTTTTTTGATTTCTTAGGAAATGAAGAAGATGAAAAAATGGTTTTTCCAGACCATCATAATTTTTCTGATCAAGATATAAAAAGAATAAAAAAGTTAGCTAGTAATAAAAAAATTATTACTACTGAAAAAGACTTTGTTAGACTAAAAGGTAAATTTTTAAATAATCAATTATTTTATTTGCCTATTAAGAGTAGAATAATTGAAAACGAAAATAATTTTAATAGTAAAATAAAAGAGTATGTGGGAAAAGGCACAAGAAACGGTTAA
- a CDS encoding purine-nucleoside phosphorylase, with translation MWEKAQETVNYLKGITHFAPEYGVILGSGLGGFANDIKVEFSVSYSEIPNFPVSTVKGHKGALLFGTIDSKKVMAMQGRFHYYEGYDMKEVTFPVRVMKLLGIEKLIVSNASGGVNASFKVGDVMIIKDHINMMPEHPLRGHNDERFGPRFVNMSEPYSKDMIAKIKNIAKDNEIEVKEGVYLGLQGPTFETLAEYKMVKNIGADCVGMSTVPEVIVAKHMNMDCLGISVITDMGNEESIEEVNHEEVLEAAKKAEPHVRSLIKNFILQY, from the coding sequence ATGTGGGAAAAGGCACAAGAAACGGTTAATTATTTGAAAGGTATAACACATTTTGCTCCAGAGTATGGAGTTATTTTGGGTTCTGGTTTAGGAGGATTTGCCAATGATATTAAGGTTGAATTTTCAGTTTCCTATAGTGAAATTCCAAATTTTCCTGTTTCTACTGTTAAAGGACATAAAGGAGCGTTATTATTCGGAACTATTGATTCTAAAAAAGTAATGGCTATGCAAGGACGATTTCATTATTATGAAGGTTATGATATGAAAGAAGTTACGTTTCCTGTGCGAGTTATGAAATTATTAGGAATAGAAAAATTAATTGTTTCAAATGCTTCTGGTGGTGTAAATGCATCTTTTAAAGTAGGCGATGTTATGATAATAAAGGATCATATAAATATGATGCCAGAACATCCATTGCGTGGGCATAATGATGAGCGTTTTGGGCCAAGATTTGTAAATATGAGTGAACCATATTCAAAAGATATGATTGCTAAAATAAAAAATATTGCAAAAGATAATGAAATAGAGGTTAAAGAAGGTGTTTATTTAGGGTTGCAAGGACCTACATTTGAAACATTAGCTGAATATAAGATGGTTAAAAATATTGGAGCTGATTGCGTAGGAATGTCTACTGTTCCAGAGGTTATTGTAGCAAAGCATATGAACATGGATTGTTTAGGAATTTCTGTAATTACAGATATGGGTAATGAGGAAAGTATTGAAGAAGTAAATCATGAAGAGGTTTTAGAAGCTGCAAAAAAAGCAGAACCACATGTGAGAAGCCTAATTAAAAATTTTATTCTTCAGTATTAG
- a CDS encoding tetratricopeptide repeat-containing hybrid sensor histidine kinase/response regulator, which yields MTTEINDSIDYYLEVASFNKEDKRYFNKAIIYIDKAIDYAKKHGEYSKLPDCYLVLGGVYYDLGKPDTAIENFIRSINLYKKNVPSANLALAYYSLGKCYLEKNKIDLAEIYFNKSSEIYGALNFSDAIELINIQKGIIQKNKGKYDEAISIFSSVISSISNESFFDTKVEAYYQIGEIENLKNNTNNAIDFFENALIMNYNHSKNIQLQKKILRQLSNTYKKNNQLDKSQIYLERYVSIADSLDNFYNHSLSENTFDRIQFDKQLKTIEQLDKEKKSQQKTLRFSKLISILSIALISILSLLSLSLYKNNKIRISTNKLLKEKNKELTIEKERAERASKARAEFLATVSHELRTPLNAINGIAYILLNEKPKATQLNYLKSLEFSGKYLLTFINDILEINRLESDKVLVEKINFNLIDLVENIKTSFNEFIIENNINFHLKIDKDIPPYTIGDPTKISQILINLVNNAIKFSKNGDVWLTIQKIKESKNQIVLSFEIKDNGIGIPKDKQKSIFDSFSQGSVEINRTYGGTGLGLSIVKKILEILGSDIILESDVNKGTSLQFNLTFDKGEIIEKKEALQESENLPTKKTIKILLVEDNKINQMITKKMLEQKGIFSVIIDNGEEAIEHLKTNTYDLVLMDVHLPGINGTEATSEIRSFDTTTPIIALTAISLNENREMLLSYGMNEVITKPFVPEEFYTILFNFLSNTEE from the coding sequence TTGACTACTGAAATAAATGATAGTATTGATTATTATTTAGAAGTTGCATCATTCAACAAAGAAGATAAACGCTATTTTAACAAAGCCATAATTTATATTGACAAAGCCATAGATTATGCCAAGAAACATGGAGAGTATTCTAAACTTCCAGACTGTTATTTAGTTTTAGGTGGAGTTTATTATGATTTAGGAAAACCTGATACTGCAATTGAAAACTTCATAAGAAGTATTAATCTATATAAAAAAAATGTTCCTAGTGCAAACTTAGCTTTAGCTTATTATAGTTTAGGAAAATGTTACTTAGAAAAGAACAAAATAGATCTTGCTGAAATCTATTTTAATAAATCTTCTGAAATCTACGGGGCATTAAATTTTTCAGACGCAATTGAATTAATCAACATTCAAAAAGGAATTATCCAGAAAAACAAAGGAAAATATGACGAAGCTATTTCTATTTTTAGCTCTGTAATTAGCTCCATTTCTAATGAATCTTTTTTTGACACAAAAGTAGAAGCTTATTACCAAATAGGTGAAATTGAAAATCTAAAAAACAACACTAATAATGCAATTGATTTTTTCGAAAATGCATTAATTATGAATTATAATCATTCTAAGAATATTCAACTCCAAAAGAAAATTCTTAGACAATTAAGTAATACCTATAAAAAAAACAATCAACTTGATAAATCTCAAATTTATTTAGAAAGATATGTTTCTATTGCAGATTCTTTAGATAATTTTTACAATCATTCATTATCTGAAAACACATTTGATAGAATTCAGTTTGACAAACAATTAAAAACAATTGAGCAATTAGACAAAGAGAAAAAAAGTCAACAAAAAACGCTTCGTTTTTCAAAACTAATAAGTATTTTAAGTATCGCATTAATTTCTATTTTATCGCTACTTAGTTTGTCTTTATACAAAAACAATAAAATTAGAATTAGCACAAATAAATTATTAAAAGAAAAAAACAAAGAATTAACCATAGAAAAAGAAAGAGCTGAAAGAGCAAGTAAAGCTAGAGCTGAGTTCTTAGCAACCGTAAGTCATGAACTTAGAACACCTTTAAACGCTATAAATGGCATTGCATATATTCTGCTTAATGAAAAACCAAAAGCAACTCAACTAAACTATTTAAAATCATTAGAATTTTCCGGAAAATATTTACTTACATTTATTAATGATATTCTTGAAATTAACAGACTTGAATCTGACAAAGTATTAGTTGAAAAAATAAATTTTAATTTAATTGATTTAGTCGAAAATATTAAAACCTCTTTTAATGAATTTATTATTGAAAATAATATTAATTTCCACCTTAAGATAGACAAAGATATCCCTCCTTACACTATTGGTGATCCTACAAAAATTTCACAGATTTTAATTAACTTAGTTAACAATGCTATTAAGTTTAGTAAGAATGGAGATGTTTGGTTAACCATTCAAAAAATAAAAGAATCTAAAAATCAAATCGTACTTTCTTTTGAAATAAAAGATAATGGAATTGGTATTCCAAAAGATAAACAAAAAAGTATTTTTGACAGCTTTAGTCAAGGATCTGTAGAAATCAATCGCACTTATGGTGGAACTGGCTTAGGATTATCCATTGTAAAGAAAATTTTAGAAATTTTAGGTAGCGATATTATACTTGAAAGTGATGTTAACAAAGGAACTAGCTTACAATTTAATTTAACTTTTGACAAGGGTGAAATCATTGAAAAGAAAGAAGCATTACAAGAAAGTGAAAATTTACCCACAAAAAAAACTATAAAAATTTTATTAGTTGAAGACAACAAAATAAATCAAATGATAACCAAAAAAATGCTAGAACAAAAAGGTATATTTTCAGTTATCATTGATAATGGAGAAGAAGCTATTGAACATTTAAAAACAAACACTTATGATTTGGTTTTAATGGATGTTCACTTACCTGGCATAAATGGAACAGAAGCTACTTCTGAAATTAGAAGTTTTGACACTACTACACCCATAATTGCTCTCACAGCAATATCATTAAATGAGAATAGGGAAATGCTGCTTTCTTACGGCATGAATGAAGTAATCACAAAACCATTTGTTCCTGAAGAATTTTACACTATTCTATTTAACTTTTTATCTAATACTGAAGAATAA
- the gap gene encoding type I glyceraldehyde-3-phosphate dehydrogenase — protein sequence MTRIAINGFGRIGRNLFRLLLNHPSIEVIAINDIADNKTMSHLIKYDSIHGVLQSKTSYNDTSIIIDDKEYLFYHEKDIKNLDWKSLNIDIVIEATGKFKTWDTLNQHISSGAKKVILSVPPEDDKIKTVVLGVNESILDGSEVIISNASCTTNNAAPMIKVIQELCEIEQAYITTVHSYTTDQSLHDQPHKDLRRARGASQSIVPTTTGAAKALSKIFPELEGKIGGCGIRVPVPDGSLTDITFNVKRKVSIEEINNAFKQASITNLKGILDYTEDPIVSVDIIGNRNSCLFDAQLTSVIDKMIKVVGWYDNEIGYSSRLIDLILFVSKK from the coding sequence ATGACAAGAATTGCTATTAATGGTTTTGGAAGAATTGGTAGAAATTTATTTCGCCTTTTGCTTAACCATCCTTCAATTGAAGTTATTGCAATAAATGATATTGCAGACAACAAAACGATGAGTCATCTAATAAAATATGACAGTATTCATGGTGTGTTACAATCAAAAACAAGTTATAATGATACTTCTATTATAATAGATGATAAAGAATATTTATTCTATCACGAAAAAGATATTAAAAATTTAGATTGGAAATCCTTAAATATAGACATTGTAATTGAAGCTACAGGAAAATTCAAAACTTGGGACACTTTAAATCAACATATTTCATCTGGAGCAAAAAAAGTAATTCTATCTGTTCCTCCTGAAGATGACAAAATAAAAACAGTGGTTTTAGGAGTAAATGAAAGCATTTTAGACGGTTCTGAAGTTATCATTTCAAATGCAAGTTGCACAACAAACAATGCAGCACCTATGATAAAAGTAATTCAAGAACTATGCGAAATTGAACAAGCTTATATTACAACCGTACACTCTTACACCACCGATCAAAGTTTACACGATCAACCTCATAAAGATTTAAGAAGAGCTAGAGGTGCTTCTCAGTCTATTGTTCCTACAACAACTGGTGCAGCAAAAGCATTATCTAAAATTTTTCCAGAACTAGAAGGTAAAATTGGAGGATGTGGTATTCGTGTTCCTGTTCCTGATGGTTCATTAACTGATATCACTTTTAATGTAAAAAGGAAAGTAAGTATTGAAGAAATAAACAATGCTTTTAAACAAGCCTCAATTACAAATTTAAAAGGAATATTAGACTATACAGAAGATCCAATTGTTTCAGTAGATATAATAGGGAACAGAAATTCTTGTCTTTTCGACGCACAATTAACATCTGTAATAGACAAAATGATAAAAGTTGTAGGTTGGTATGATAATGAAATCGGATATTCATCACGATTAATAGACTTGATTCTCTTTGTATCCAAAAAATAA
- the lipA gene encoding lipoyl synthase: MNTVTENVFPPREPKPKWLRVKLPTGKNYTELRGLVDKYKLNTICASGSCPNMGECWGEGTATFMILGNICTRSCGFCGVKTGRPETVDWDEPEKVARSIKLMNIKHAVITSVDRDDLKDMGSIIWAETVKAIRRMNPNTTLETLIPDFQGNTRNLDRIIEVAPEVVSHNMETVKRLTREVRIQAKYEKSLEVLRYLKEQGIKRTKSGIMLGLGEKEEEVIQTLHDLRAANVDIVTIGQYLQPSKKHLPVKEYITPDQFEKYEKIGKELGFRHVESGALVRSSYHAEKHIH; encoded by the coding sequence ATGAATACTGTTACTGAGAATGTTTTTCCTCCAAGAGAACCAAAACCAAAGTGGCTGAGAGTAAAGTTACCTACAGGAAAAAATTATACAGAATTAAGAGGATTAGTTGACAAATACAAATTAAATACAATTTGTGCTTCTGGTAGTTGCCCAAATATGGGAGAATGTTGGGGAGAAGGAACCGCTACTTTTATGATATTAGGAAATATCTGTACTCGTTCATGCGGATTTTGTGGTGTAAAAACAGGTCGACCAGAAACGGTTGATTGGGACGAACCTGAAAAAGTGGCACGTTCTATAAAGTTAATGAACATTAAACATGCCGTTATTACAAGTGTAGACAGAGATGATTTAAAAGATATGGGATCTATTATTTGGGCTGAAACAGTTAAAGCTATTCGAAGAATGAACCCAAACACTACTTTAGAAACTCTAATTCCTGATTTCCAGGGAAACACTAGAAATTTAGATCGTATTATTGAAGTAGCTCCAGAAGTAGTCTCTCATAATATGGAAACTGTAAAACGACTAACAAGAGAAGTAAGAATACAAGCTAAATATGAAAAAAGTTTAGAAGTTTTACGTTATTTAAAAGAACAAGGCATTAAAAGAACTAAATCTGGTATTATGTTAGGTTTAGGAGAAAAAGAAGAAGAAGTAATTCAAACTCTACACGATTTAAGAGCTGCAAATGTTGATATTGTAACAATAGGTCAATATTTACAACCTAGTAAAAAACATTTGCCTGTAAAAGAATACATTACTCCTGATCAGTTTGAAAAATATGAAAAAATAGGTAAAGAATTAGGATTTAGACATGTTGAAAGTGGTGCTTTAGTGCGCTCTTCTTACCATGCTGAAAAACATATTCATTAA
- a CDS encoding RNA polymerase sigma factor, with product MEINSEIIQKNIDKAKTGDQVAFTFLLDFFWNEVYGFMLKRTENEIDTEDITIETFAKAFDKITNYNPEFGFNTWLIAIAKNVHIDMLRKKKSSLFIDITDEENDHAFNVVDETPSIEDEIITEQNLSQLLNYIKTLKPAYQEVIQLRYFQEMTYQDMAEQLDEPLNNIKIKLLRAKKLLAETISKKKNKKLK from the coding sequence TTGGAAATAAATTCTGAAATTATTCAAAAAAATATAGACAAAGCAAAAACTGGAGACCAAGTTGCCTTCACATTCTTATTAGATTTTTTCTGGAATGAAGTTTATGGCTTTATGCTAAAAAGAACTGAAAACGAAATCGACACAGAAGACATTACAATTGAAACTTTTGCAAAAGCTTTTGATAAAATCACTAATTACAATCCAGAATTCGGGTTTAATACTTGGTTAATTGCAATAGCAAAAAATGTTCATATTGATATGCTACGCAAAAAGAAATCTTCATTATTTATAGATATTACAGATGAAGAAAATGATCATGCATTTAATGTTGTTGACGAAACACCTTCTATAGAAGATGAAATTATTACTGAACAAAATCTTTCGCAACTATTAAATTACATTAAAACATTAAAACCCGCATATCAAGAAGTTATTCAACTACGTTATTTCCAAGAAATGACCTATCAAGATATGGCTGAGCAACTTGATGAGCCTTTAAATAATATTAAGATAAAGCTACTTCGTGCTAAAAAATTATTAGCTGAAACTATTTCTAAAAAAAAGAATAAAAAATTGAAGTAA
- a CDS encoding glycosyltransferase yields the protein MFLQILLILLAFFVGIQFLYYVFILGRFSFSKKTTTTAKKIPISVIVCAKNEAENIKKYFPLLISQNHPDYEIILIDDASSDETLDLFEKYEQQYSNIKLVKVQNNETFWGNKKYALTLGIKVAKNEHLLFIDADCYPNSKNWITQMASQFTSKKAIVLGYGGYEKIKNSFLNKVIRFETLVTATQYFGWAKTGNPYMGVGRNLAYTKKTFFDAGGFIEHMKIRSGDDDLFINQVGTKSNTTICFTPESFTYSEPKKTFNEWFNQKRRHVSTAKLYKPFDRLQLGLFYISQLAFILLSIILLAFQHQWIIVTSIIVFRYLFTWISLGYAAGKLKEKDVMYWYPIIEFFLIFTQLNVFFTNIFSKPVHWK from the coding sequence ATGTTTTTACAAATTTTATTGATTTTACTAGCATTTTTTGTTGGTATTCAATTCCTATACTATGTATTTATTTTAGGACGATTTTCTTTTTCTAAAAAAACAACTACTACAGCTAAAAAAATCCCTATTTCAGTAATTGTTTGCGCTAAAAATGAAGCTGAAAATATCAAAAAATATTTTCCTCTTTTAATTTCACAGAATCATCCAGATTATGAAATTATATTAATTGATGATGCATCTAGTGATGAAACACTTGATTTATTTGAAAAATACGAACAACAATATTCAAATATAAAACTAGTCAAAGTTCAAAACAATGAAACTTTTTGGGGAAATAAAAAATATGCACTTACATTAGGAATAAAAGTTGCTAAAAACGAACATCTTCTTTTTATTGATGCAGATTGTTATCCTAATTCAAAGAACTGGATAACACAAATGGCTAGCCAGTTTACATCAAAAAAAGCAATAGTATTAGGATATGGTGGTTATGAAAAAATCAAAAACTCCTTCCTAAATAAAGTCATTCGTTTTGAAACACTTGTTACAGCTACTCAATACTTCGGATGGGCAAAAACAGGCAATCCATACATGGGCGTTGGTCGAAATCTTGCATATACTAAAAAAACTTTTTTTGATGCAGGTGGTTTTATAGAACACATGAAAATTAGGTCTGGTGATGATGATTTATTTATAAATCAAGTAGGTACAAAATCAAATACTACTATTTGTTTTACACCTGAAAGCTTCACATATTCTGAACCTAAAAAAACATTTAATGAATGGTTTAATCAAAAAAGGAGACATGTATCAACCGCAAAACTATACAAACCTTTTGATCGCTTACAACTAGGCTTATTTTACATTTCTCAATTAGCATTCATTTTACTTTCAATTATATTGTTAGCCTTTCAACATCAATGGATCATTGTAACATCAATTATAGTATTTCGCTATTTATTTACATGGATAAGTCTTGGTTATGCAGCCGGAAAACTAAAAGAAAAAGATGTAATGTATTGGTATCCAATTATAGAATTTTTCCTTATCTTCACACAACTAAATGTTTTCTTTACTAACATTTTCTCAAAACCCGTACATTGGAAATAA
- the murB gene encoding UDP-N-acetylmuramate dehydrogenase, with product MNIQSNFSLKKHNTFGINALAKQFIAIHTIEELATLLQNEKDIFILGGGSNMLLTKDINKLVVHINLKGIEVIDKNEEYTYIKANAGENWHEFVLYCIKNNYGGIENLSLIPGNVGTTPIQNIGAYGVEIKDVFFSCEAMEIETQKLIIFDKDSCQFGYRESIFKNELKNQYIITSVTFKLTNKNHKLNTSYGAIETELANQNITTPTIKDVSNAVISIRKSKLPDPKELGSSGSFFKNPIISKEKYSKIALLFPDMPHYNISDSEVKVPAGWLIEQAGFKGKRFGDAGIHKNQALVLVNYGNATGSEILAVSKDIQNTILNKFGILIEAEVNII from the coding sequence ATGAACATTCAATCTAATTTTTCTTTAAAAAAACATAATACTTTTGGAATTAATGCTTTAGCAAAACAGTTTATCGCAATTCATACAATAGAAGAATTAGCAACATTATTACAAAATGAGAAAGATATTTTCATTCTTGGTGGTGGAAGCAATATGTTACTTACTAAAGACATTAATAAATTAGTTGTTCATATTAATTTAAAAGGAATAGAAGTCATAGATAAAAATGAAGAATATACATATATAAAAGCAAATGCTGGTGAGAACTGGCACGAATTTGTACTTTATTGTATTAAAAATAATTATGGTGGAATTGAAAATTTATCTTTAATCCCAGGCAACGTAGGAACAACTCCTATTCAGAACATAGGTGCTTATGGTGTAGAAATTAAAGATGTTTTTTTTAGCTGTGAAGCAATGGAAATTGAAACACAAAAGCTAATTATCTTTGATAAAGACTCTTGTCAATTTGGATACAGAGAAAGCATTTTCAAAAACGAGCTGAAAAATCAATATATTATTACTTCCGTTACATTTAAGCTAACTAATAAAAATCACAAATTAAACACTTCTTATGGTGCTATTGAGACAGAATTAGCAAATCAAAATATCACTACTCCAACTATAAAAGATGTTAGCAATGCTGTAATTTCTATTAGAAAAAGCAAATTACCTGATCCAAAAGAATTAGGCAGTAGCGGTAGCTTTTTTAAAAACCCTATTATTTCGAAAGAAAAATATTCAAAAATTGCACTACTTTTCCCAGACATGCCACATTATAACATTTCTGATTCTGAAGTAAAAGTACCTGCTGGTTGGTTAATTGAACAAGCTGGTTTCAAAGGAAAACGCTTTGGTGATGCTGGAATTCACAAAAACCAAGCACTTGTATTAGTTAACTACGGAAATGCTACTGGAAGTGAAATTCTTGCCGTTTCTAAAGACATTCAAAACACTATTTTAAACAAATTTGGTATCTTAATAGAAGCAGAAGTAAACATTATTTAA